In a single window of the Flavivirga spongiicola genome:
- a CDS encoding DUF4440 domain-containing protein — protein sequence MKLLTTYIISLFLLLGSKTIAQNINDLEAINSQVWSNFTKSFESLDYQLFESLHSNDLIRVNKDIKSIKTKEAYLNGYKNRWENTSLKQTISFRFLERFSKDGMSSERGIYKFTRDLNTENEKSYYGKFHVILKKEENLWKILIDYDSTENESINETHYNNAFALDDFEKY from the coding sequence ATGAAACTATTAACAACCTATATTATAAGCTTATTCTTGCTTTTAGGCAGCAAGACTATTGCTCAAAATATTAATGATTTAGAAGCTATTAATTCCCAGGTTTGGAGCAATTTTACCAAATCTTTTGAATCCTTAGATTATCAATTATTTGAAAGTTTACACAGTAACGATCTAATTCGGGTTAATAAAGACATTAAATCTATTAAAACTAAAGAAGCTTATTTAAACGGTTACAAAAATCGTTGGGAAAATACTTCCTTAAAACAAACCATCTCTTTTAGATTTTTAGAACGATTTTCTAAAGACGGTATGTCCTCAGAACGAGGTATTTATAAGTTTACTAGAGATCTGAATACTGAAAACGAAAAATCATATTACGGAAAATTCCATGTCATTCTAAAAAAGGAAGAAAACCTTTGGAAAATATTGATTGATTATGACTCTACAGAAAATGAATCAATTAATGAAACACACTACAATAATGCGTTTGCATTAGACGACTTTGAAAAATATTAA
- a CDS encoding SGNH/GDSL hydrolase family protein, with amino-acid sequence MQKLFFLFFALIITFSSLYSQQETHNNNILFIGNSLTYTNNLPLLVKKYAKQKGIEINTKMIAFPNYAIQDHWNDGQVQKLISSKKYDFVILQQGPSSQSDGRKMLIEYGGKYSSLCKLNEAKLCYFMVWPSLNYYHTFDDVIKNHKDAASIYSSILLPVGKVWKNYIDSSRDNEYYSSDGFHPSIKGSQIAAKIIVEHLFQ; translated from the coding sequence ATGCAAAAATTATTTTTCTTGTTTTTCGCTTTAATAATTACTTTTTCTAGCTTATATAGTCAACAAGAAACCCATAATAATAATATTTTATTTATTGGTAACAGTCTTACTTATACTAATAATTTGCCCCTACTTGTTAAGAAATATGCCAAGCAAAAAGGAATAGAAATTAATACTAAAATGATTGCATTTCCTAACTATGCCATTCAAGACCATTGGAATGATGGACAAGTACAAAAACTAATTTCAAGTAAAAAATATGATTTTGTAATTCTCCAACAAGGACCCTCATCTCAAAGTGATGGTAGAAAAATGCTGATTGAATACGGGGGGAAATATAGCAGTTTATGTAAATTAAATGAAGCCAAATTATGCTACTTTATGGTTTGGCCTTCTTTAAATTACTATCATACGTTTGACGATGTTATAAAAAACCATAAAGACGCAGCATCAATCTACAGCTCAATATTGCTACCTGTAGGTAAGGTATGGAAAAATTATATTGATTCCTCTAGAGATAATGAATATTACAGTTCTGATGGATTTCATCCTTCTATAAAAGGTAGTCAAATTGCCGCGAAAATAATAGTTGAACATTTATTTCAATAA